Part of the Panicum virgatum strain AP13 chromosome 4N, P.virgatum_v5, whole genome shotgun sequence genome is shown below.
TACTTGGCAAATAACCAACCTAAAATTTGTATAAAAGCTGGTGTGCTCTCTACACCATCACCCAATCTATCCTGGCGTAGAGACCTCATTGGTCACAATTTAACACGGTGAAATATCTTGGTATCCCAACTGGTTCACAGAAGAACAAGATGAGTTCAAGTGGGAATTAGACCCGATAGGTGTTTCTACAGTTAAAACACATTATCAGGTTAATCAACCAGAATGTTCCCAATAGAAATAAAAAACTTTGGAAGCTGAAAGCTCCTCTAAAAATTAAAATCTTCCTCTGGTACCTCAAAAGAGGAGTTATCCTCACAAAAGATAACCTCGCAAAACGTAACTGGCAAGGTAGCCAACAGTGCTGTTTCTGTCACGAAAATAAAACGATTCAGCACTTGTTCTTCGACTACCGCCTCACACGGATGGTATGGGCAACGGTTCACGCGCGGCATGGGGGCTATGCAAACCTACCAACATAGCCAATCTGTTTAGCGGGTGGCTTAATGGAATACCCAAACCTTATAAACCTCTCATTCTTGTAGGTGTGGCAGCCCTTTGTTGGTCTGTCTGGCTCTGCAGAAACGTTGTTGTATtttgtcgggtgccacaattagggacaccctaattggggtactaagatcgcttttaaAACATGAATACCTGTTAAgccaactgggcccacgaaggcccacggcctgcttcctattcggaagaaaggaaaggactcaaagaagtccagcatGCGACCCATtcccatccccctcgaaccagaAGAACGATCTCCGCTTCGCTCAAGGGTCCCTTTCGGGCCCGccgggcaatctccgcctcgctcgagggtagcggatctgcccttgagcaggtgactcatctccgcctcgctcaagggtCCCTTTCGGGCCCAccgggcaatctccgcctcgctcgagggtagcggatctgccctcgagcaggtgactcatctccgcctcgctcgagggtagcggatctgccctcgagcaggtgactcatctccgcctcgctcgagggtagcgggtCTGCCCTCGAGCatgtgactcatctccgcctcgctcgaggccctctcacggcacaagggacaaacggttctgccgcccaaccgaccgccgtacgaaggcattaaaggccagccactccgccaggGCTCAAATGACGGGCGGCGCCAGACCGCCGCTCCCGTGGTGGATGTGACCgacgtcccatccgctgaccccggtcaccgctccgccaccccggtcgctgtagcaacactgtggACATTCAATGCGGGGCAAGACAAGTtagcgccgcccccgttactgttctgccgacatcaaccatccggactcacctcccgctggggaagaggtccggcgatgtcacgtgtccttccgagagGGGCGCTCTGCACTCACGGGCAgggaccccggacctcccccttatggggtccgggacttccacgtgctcctggaccttctagtgtgcacgcccgcactccgaccagggggtccgggaccgtcccacgccattactaccgccgggacactgcaggacgaccggcgcaatCTTCGCGGGAACAAGGACGGAACCCAGGACGAcaacgacgcgcgccgccttcccacagtacactttctacagtgttcgaccacagtACCCCCGCGATTTAAGGGGAAACGATGACTTCCATatccccactcatgtgcaccgcccttccttgtgactataaaaggaggaggtgggcttccttaGGCGGGGTTGGCAGCAGGTTCTCCGGTTTTTCTCCCTCAGAAAGGcctcagcactactgagcactcacctcaaccgactccactcctagcagagacttgggagcttccctccctctctcgctttgcttgtatcccctactacaagcactccgggtgcaagataatacagtgccctcgcacaccccctttgctggacgtacggccccgcggccggaaccaggataaaaccgtgcgttactgtgttgcctcttgcatcatcatctgggacgaggaaacacgcagcatttactagttgggattcaggCCCCCCGGGTCGGAACACCGACATATTTGAAAACAAACAATCTTCTTTTTTACAAGTACTCTACATGACTACGCATTGGCTACGAACTTGGGCTATCCTACAACAGCCTACTTCCAAGGATACGCTTGTTGCGGGTTCTCAATTATTGGAGCAGGTGGTCAATGATGTTTTTACCCAGGCACATGGGTGGTGATATAGTATGAGGATTGATAGTCACTAGTGTGTCAGTTATCTAAAACTCTTGTTAGGCTGTGTGCCTTAGGACAGAGGCCGGAAATATTTCAAAGAGTTGTATCCCCTCGATGTAACGacttgaaattaataaaaatttcttttttcaaaaaaaacccTCCTATCTCCAAACATAAGTCATGTAGGCCTactaatgggttgggttgaaatgggttttatggggtgggttttgaaatggagtgtgtttggatgatttaaaatgggttgtattagttaatggggtgggtcggagcgggttctatataaatgcgggttggggcgggttggggtgAGTTGAAATGTatactttttacaaaatagtataactatatataaatgtgggtcccacgtgagagctggactctgaaattaaaaccacgtgtttatatcagaaaattttatcgaaattgactgaattttgttggagatgactcagtacgactggcagctattttgtacaaagcagtgtggctagaactacctgtgggccTCACATGAAAAGccagaccctggaattaaaacctcgcgttcacactataaaattttatcgaaattgactgaaatttgttggagatgactcagtacgactggcagctattttgtacaaagcagtgtggctagaactacctgtgggctccacatcaagagccggaccctagaattaaaatctcgcgttcacactataaaattttatcgaaattgactgaaatttgttggagatgactcagtacgactggcagctactctgtgcaaagcagcgtggctagaactacacgtgggctccacatcaagagccgaaccctagaattaaaatctcgcgttcacactataaaattttatcgaaattgactgaaatttgttggagatgactcagtacgactggcagctactctgtgcaaaatagcgtggctagaactatacgtgggctccacatcaagagccgaaccctagaattaaaatctcgcgttcacactataaaattttatcgaaattgactgaaatttttagagatgagtcaatataactgacagatactctgtgcaaagtagtgtggctagacatatatgtggtccccacattaagtgtagaaACACTAAATTTCTCTGCATAGTAGAACccatgggtttttatgggttacccgcttataatggggcaggttggttagagttgagaaattaactaattgggttgggtggtgttgggtatctaaatatgttaattttgggtggggttgggtatggtgcgggttccaacccattagcagggctaaAGTCATGTACTCTTGTTCACCCACTAATATTGTACAACCATGCATATGCAAGCAGTACCATAGTCGTGTGTCGTCCTGCGATAGATGGCTGTCGTGTCCATCAATATCTTGCCCGGCGCTGCCTCACGATCAGGATTCATAGCATCTGATGATCATCCTCACCCATCCAAGAAACGAAGAAAATATGTGTGCCAATGCACACCGCTTTTATGTCTTCGTTCTCCACCCGCTTTACAATTTGTTGCTGCAGTCAACCGCGGCAGGAATTTCACAGGCGCCAGAGTGTTCCCCAGCGCACTTAGCTTACCTCTTTCTACCATGCCACCACACCGCCACCAACCGCCGTCGGGCGCCATGCACGCTTCCCCCACTCTCCTATATAAACCCACCACTCAACGCTCGGCCAAAACCACACCATCCAAGTCCCCAGCTAGCCCACCAACAGCTAGGGCGCACCAGCCGAACGCAGCAAGAGCCCCCGCGCGAGATGGCCGCCACGGTGGAGCGGCTGACGACGGAGCTGGTCGTCCCGGCGGAGGAGACGCCGGCGGGCGCCGTGTGGCTGTCCAACCTCGacctggccgcgcgccgcgggTACACGCCGACGGTCTACTTCTACCGGGCGGACGGCAGGCCGGGGTTCTTCGAGGCCGACGCCGTCAGGGACAGCCTCGCCAGGGCGCTCGTGGCGTTCTACCCGCTGGCCGGCCGCCTCGGGCtcgacggcgccggccgcgTGCAGATCGACTGCACCGGCGAGGGCGCGGTGTTCGTGACGGCGCGGTCCGAGCGCTACGCGCTGGACGACCTGCTCCCCGAGTTCGTGCCTTGCGACGCGATGCGGGACATGCTCGTGCCGGCCACGCCCGCGCCCAACCCGCCGTGCCCGCTGCTGTTCGCGCAGCTCACCCGGCTGCGCTGCGGCGGCGTCGTGCTCGGCCTGGCGCTGCACCACTCGGTCGTCGACGCCAGGAGCGCCGCGCACTTCGTCGAGACGTGGGCGAGCATCGCccgcggcgacgcggcggcgcccgtgcCGCCCTGCTTCGACCACAGGCTCCTCAGCGCGCGGCCCGCGCCCAGGGTGCTGTACGACCACCCGGAGTACAAGCCCGAgccggcgccgtcggcggcgctctcggccgccgccggggccgggtCCGCCTACGCGAGCGCCATCATCACGCTGACCAAGGCGCAGGTGTCCGCGCTCAAGGCGCGGTGCGCGGGCGCGTCGACGTTCCGCGCCGTGGTGGCGCTGGTGTGGCAGTGCGCGTGCCGGGCGCGGGCGCTGCCCCACGACGCCGAGACGCGGCTCTTCTCCATGATCGACATGCGCGCGcgcctggcgccgccgctgccgccgggctACTTCGGCAACGCGGTGGTGCGCACGTCGGTCTCCGCCACGGCCGGGGAGGTGGTGTCGAGCCCCGTGGGgtacgcggcgcggcgcgcgctcgCGGCGACGAGCCAGGGCGACGACTACGCGCGGTCGCTGGTGGACTACCTGGAGGGCGTGGACGCCATGAACCTGCCCCGGAGCGGCATCTCGCGGGCGCACCTCCGCGCCATCAGCTGGATGGGCATGTCGCTCCACGACTCCGACTTCGGCTGGGGCGCGCCGGCGTTCATGGGGCCGGCCCTCATGTACTACGGCGGCTTCGTGTACGTGATGCAGGCGCCCGGCAAGGACGGCGCCGTCGCGCTCGCGCTCTCGCTGGAGCCCGAGAGCATGCCGGAGTTCAGGAAGGTGTTCGCCGAGGAGCTCGCCCGCCTCGAGATCTAGAGGAGCAATGTGGCACGTCCGCCACCGCGCACGAACGATCGATGCGTTGTCGTACGGTAACTGATGACGCCGGCCAAGAGTAGGTTGGTGGGAAGCGTAATCGGGTATACTCATGCATGCATGACATATACCACCACATACAGTACCATCCATCCGGGTTAGAGTCGTTAGCATAAGCTTATGTCACATCATTACTTTTGCATTGGCATGAACTAAAGCTATGTAAATTGTAATCTACCACGTGAAAAATTATTAGCAGTAAATTATacgttgattaacaaatcaacCCTGTGAATCTATAAAACCTATATAGTTGGTCCCCACTAgagatttctctcaacatgcaagCTGTCCACCTCAGCAATGCACTATCACATGCAATTAAAACCCACTATGTTTTTCGCCGATTTTCTGTGAATGTTGCCATGCAATCACCTTAATatttctactttcaaatttcaccttaaaattttgtttaagaaATCCCGCAGCAATGCGCGGGGTATCACCTATTGGTATCATTTGTTCAACCATAAAGTATGTCTTGATAATAATGCACTTATTTGGTACTATGAATGTTATAATATTTTCCTAGAAACTTGATCTTTGACTTTGGATAAAGTTATGAATTATAATTTAtaatggagggagtagctttGTGATTCACAACTCAACACATTGACAAGGAGCACCATGCTGTCAAATTCCTGATACCTTAAAATGCATGGGTGATCTGGAGATTTgctattatattttttataaaccAGCAAGACAGCTCTCACTTATCCATAGCATTTTATTTAaataattattatatttttattataatttatcGAAAAGCTCTCtcaaatcccgcagcaacgcgcggggagTCACCTAGTTCTCCATATTATTACTCCTCCTGGCATAAGCTAGCCAATCATGAGAAGATTGCAACTTTTCATCGTCAATGCTGAAAACTTAGAATACTTTCGTGCATAGCAAACGTCAAAAAGTTGCTGGATGCAAATCTGACCAGTCCCCACTGCCGAAAAGGGGTTCCGTTAGTGGCACACCCGCCCGCACACATAGAGCAaatccggggggggggggggggggggggttcaatTTACCAGCTTGACAGTTGACTACTCACGACGATGACGACTGGGGTAGTTGGCTGCTCTCACGTTGACGATGGGGTCGACGCAACCGCATCACGCCGCTGGAGCGTTCAGCAACCTGCCAATCTTCAACGAACTGTCGAAGACGCCTGAAGGCATGAACCCTTTTCCGCCACGTTCCATGCTCTGTTAGCCTTTGGATCGCAAGCAATCCTGGTTAGCTGCTTATCTCCGACGACAACGCAAGGTTCTGCCTCAAGTTTCAGCACATATGGTGGAAAAAAAGTTTCAGCACATGGATGGGCATGGCTATGGCCATTTACTCGATTCGACGTCCTTCATTCATTCACGCGGCGCTTGTGGACGCGAAGAATCAGCTACTACTAGCTCCGTTCAAAGGATGGCAGATGCGGTGTCAGTGTCATGGACAGGTCGTGCGTAGGTTCTCCGGAATGATCGCCGGGCCAGGTGTTGAGAAGTTAAGGCTGGTACGACGCAACTGAGGCTCATGGTGTTATGGTCAGAGTTCTCGTTCCCATTGTGCTAGCTAACTGCCTAACTCGCTCAAGACTCCCAAGCTTGGCTCACACGTTGATGTGAAAAAGTGTAAAATGCACCAGAGATACATCAATTTATAGGAGGATGTCACTTAGCTCCATTAACTTTAAAATTGCATTTCTGAGTCCATAaatttgtaatttgtgtcaTTTAGATTCATGAACTCTGAAAGTTTCATTCCTagatccataaacttgtaatttgtgtcacctaGGTCCATACCCTCAACCTAGTCTTCATGCACTGATATCGCACCAACATGAATCGACACAATTCCACACATTGCTGGAGTTTCGTTACAACGGTAAACTTAAGCCCCAATTTCAAATCAAGTGCATATGGATGGGAGAGAGGGGGATGAAAGATTTATTCTAGAGGTTATTGATATGTATTGGGATTCAAATGGGGCTTCCGGACTGTCATTGGTGAGTTCTGGAGCTTACATCCAAATATAACCCCGTAATATGGGTGGAGAATAGGGGGTGATTGTTTTGGAAGGATGGAGGAGGTTATAGAGAGATTCAACAACATGTGTACTGTGGTAGGGGATATTATATCCTCTGTGGCGTGGGTGTCCGGATCGGATATGGTGGAGCAAATTGTTGCGGTGAAAAAACTTGTGACGATGTTAGACTTAGGTCAACCCAGAGTGGTTCTCGGCGAGGAGTTGAAAGATATTCATGGACAGCTATATTGGGACGATCTTTATGGGTCTATAGCCACACGATTGCTCATGGATGAAGTTCATGAACATAAAAATGCACTTTtggagtttatggacctaaatgacacaaattacaagtttatggatctAAAAATGTACTTTCATAGTTTACGGACATAAGTGACACGAATTACAAGTTGATGGGTTTAAAAATACACTTTTGAAGTTCATAGACCTAAATGGAACACCCTTACAAGTTGGTGGATCtctagtgcattttactcatgtGAAAAATTGAAAAGTCGACAAAAGAGAACCTGCGGATTCTTAGGGAGAGATCCAACACGCATAAGGCTACCGGAGAACAGTTGCACTGGGGTACTGATGAATCATGCTACTCAAGTAACTGTGATGCTTCAAGTAACTTTCGACACATGACAATATattcaggccctgtttagtttccaaaaaattttgcactgtgcccgtcacatcgaatcttcggacatatgcatggaatattaaatacagttaaaaaataattaattacacaatctaactaattagcacgagctgaattttttaaacctaattagtccataattagacattatttgtaAAGTAACAACGacatatgctacagtaccaatacccaaactttttcaccaattaAACACACCCTTATGATGCTTTGAGTAACTATGTACTATGTCAGCAAAGCAATTGTACCACaatctgaaaagaaaaaaaaaacagttatCCCTATTGGCCTGCCCCTGccagaaaaaaatagaaacagtCAACTCCATAATTGTATATCTCCAGATTACCTTCATATGCATATACTGCTCTTAGCTTTTCAATGTGTACTTAGGACGGAAAGTGATCAAATAGGCAAGTTATGGGATTAAATAATTGGTTAATTACCTAGGTGATTAATGAGATTTAGAGAATTATAAAGAATTATGTGTGGCCTTCtaatatatttaaaatataTTGTATTATGGAAACAATTTGAACGACAGAATCTTTTATAATTTTGGATAAAATTTCGACGGTAGAATCTCTTATATTTGTGGATGGAAGGAGTAACAAACAAGAGGCCTCTGTTATAGCTTGAGCAGCTGGGCAGGTCAACCGAGAACTTAGTCATCAATTTTAGTCCCATCACGTCAAAGCGAATCTTATCGTTTTGaattattaaataaagtttacaTATAAAATTAATTGCGAAATTATATGTTaattcgtgagacgaatctaatgaggtatattaatctatatttagcgGATGATTAATGTAGAATAACTATAACAAATCATAAATTGATTAGGTTTATTAAATTCGTCTTGCGAATTAGCACCCATAAGTACAAAAAATTTAGTAAATAAATTAtataataatttaaatagtaATATTTCTTGATGTGACCGGAACTAATCTGGATCGGGCCTAGCAAGTTGTCCGTTAACCGAAGTGTCAGAGGTCACAGCCGGCCTGCCCTGCATGCACTTGGATATATATCCCCATGCATGGTCCAATCCAAACAAAATTGCCGACCACCAACCCTCTAGTGATCCGTTTCTTCCGAGTTCCGATAGGccctaccttgcatcagttgcATGTGGTATATCACTGCCGTACATGTCCCTTTCCAGGTTTCatatgattctttttt
Proteins encoded:
- the LOC120668417 gene encoding hydroxycinnamoyltransferase 4-like, which encodes MAATVERLTTELVVPAEETPAGAVWLSNLDLAARRGYTPTVYFYRADGRPGFFEADAVRDSLARALVAFYPLAGRLGLDGAGRVQIDCTGEGAVFVTARSERYALDDLLPEFVPCDAMRDMLVPATPAPNPPCPLLFAQLTRLRCGGVVLGLALHHSVVDARSAAHFVETWASIARGDAAAPVPPCFDHRLLSARPAPRVLYDHPEYKPEPAPSAALSAAAGAGSAYASAIITLTKAQVSALKARCAGASTFRAVVALVWQCACRARALPHDAETRLFSMIDMRARLAPPLPPGYFGNAVVRTSVSATAGEVVSSPVGYAARRALAATSQGDDYARSLVDYLEGVDAMNLPRSGISRAHLRAISWMGMSLHDSDFGWGAPAFMGPALMYYGGFVYVMQAPGKDGAVALALSLEPESMPEFRKVFAEELARLEI